One stretch of Halobacillus litoralis DNA includes these proteins:
- a CDS encoding TIGR04104 family putative zinc finger protein yields the protein MGIQKCKSCRYQFTWKEVQKAIRWTYKPLVCNKCGTKHVVTKKTRYFFDIPLPILGGVVVVAVSNTLVIPVILLFSIFIIAISFFPYVANYKIKEDNNSM from the coding sequence TTGGGGATACAAAAGTGTAAGTCTTGTCGATATCAATTTACATGGAAAGAAGTGCAAAAGGCTATCCGTTGGACTTATAAACCTCTTGTCTGTAACAAGTGCGGAACCAAGCATGTTGTTACGAAAAAAACTAGGTACTTCTTTGACATCCCGCTACCAATACTAGGGGGAGTTGTTGTTGTTGCTGTAAGTAACACTTTAGTGATACCTGTAATCTTGTTATTTTCAATATTTATAATAGCAATTTCTTTCTTTCCTTATGTAGCTAATTATAAAATCAAAGAAGATAACAATTCAATGTAG
- the panF gene encoding sodium/pantothenate symporter: MNWGVVIPLLLFLVIIFFIGFYASKYLKSSADFLQEYFLGSRQLGGFILAMTMVATYGSASSFVGGPGVAYTVGLGWVLLSMTQLATGYFVLSVLGKKFAIMARKIRAVTLVDFLKERYQSKWVVILSAASIIIFLFSAMAAQWVGGARLIESFTGLSYTAALFIFAVSVLVYVIIGGFRAVAITDTVQGIIMFFGTMIILVGTIIAGGGIESIISDLAAENPDLISPYGADRSLTPVYVSSFWILVGVGVVGLPQVAVRAMSYKSSRGMHRALIIGTVVVGVIMLGMHLTGVFARPVLPGIEVGDTVMPRIAMEVLPAWLAGIVLAAPMAAIMSTVDSLLLLVSSAVVKDVYLNYINPEASAKKVKRLSISVTAVIGILVFAMAVQPPDLLIWLNLFAFGGLEAAFIWPVIMGLYWKKGNASGAIASILTGVGSYILFHSFMPQAFGMHTVVLPVLLSLLAYILFSLLTVKRHSDIQKHVFQKLWSA; this comes from the coding sequence ATGAATTGGGGCGTTGTTATACCACTGTTACTATTTTTAGTCATTATATTTTTTATAGGCTTTTATGCTTCGAAATACTTAAAGTCTAGTGCGGATTTTCTGCAGGAATATTTTTTAGGAAGCCGTCAGCTTGGTGGATTCATTTTAGCGATGACGATGGTCGCTACTTACGGTAGTGCAAGCAGCTTTGTAGGCGGACCTGGAGTTGCATACACAGTCGGACTTGGCTGGGTTTTGCTTTCCATGACCCAGCTTGCGACGGGTTATTTTGTACTGTCGGTACTTGGAAAGAAGTTTGCCATTATGGCAAGAAAAATCCGGGCGGTCACTCTGGTTGATTTCTTGAAGGAACGCTATCAAAGTAAATGGGTGGTCATCTTATCTGCTGCAAGTATTATCATTTTCTTGTTTTCGGCGATGGCGGCCCAGTGGGTCGGAGGAGCACGTCTGATTGAATCATTTACAGGTCTTTCCTACACGGCAGCCTTGTTCATTTTTGCTGTTTCCGTCCTTGTGTACGTAATTATCGGTGGGTTTCGTGCTGTCGCGATTACGGATACTGTGCAGGGGATTATCATGTTTTTTGGAACGATGATCATCTTGGTCGGTACGATTATCGCAGGGGGCGGGATTGAGAGCATTATCTCCGACCTTGCTGCAGAGAACCCCGATTTAATTTCACCATACGGAGCGGATCGTTCTCTTACGCCGGTGTATGTATCGTCCTTCTGGATTCTTGTAGGTGTGGGTGTCGTCGGCCTGCCCCAAGTTGCTGTCCGCGCCATGAGTTATAAAAGCTCTCGCGGGATGCACAGGGCTTTGATTATTGGAACTGTTGTGGTCGGTGTCATCATGCTCGGCATGCACTTGACAGGTGTTTTTGCAAGACCTGTCCTTCCCGGAATTGAAGTCGGAGATACGGTCATGCCGCGAATTGCAATGGAGGTGCTGCCCGCCTGGCTGGCAGGAATTGTGCTTGCTGCCCCGATGGCTGCAATCATGTCGACCGTCGATTCTCTCCTCTTGCTTGTCAGTTCAGCGGTTGTGAAAGATGTATATTTGAACTATATAAATCCCGAGGCAAGTGCGAAGAAGGTAAAGAGACTAAGTATTTCCGTCACCGCTGTTATTGGAATTCTCGTATTTGCTATGGCGGTTCAGCCGCCGGATTTACTGATTTGGTTGAATTTATTCGCTTTCGGCGGACTGGAAGCAGCCTTCATTTGGCCTGTCATCATGGGGCTGTACTGGAAAAAAGGCAATGCCAGTGGAGCCATTGCTTCTATCTTGACAGGGGTAGGAAGCTATATCTTATTCCATAGCTTTATGCCACAGGCGTTCGGGATGCACACAGTGGTCCTGCCCGTACTTTTGAGTCTGCTTGCGTACATTCTGTTTAGCTTATTGACGGTGAAACGGCATTCGGATATTCAGAAACATGTGTTCCAAAAACTGTGGAGTGCTTAA
- a CDS encoding YhdT family protein, producing MNHHDKRMEDPRYKIANKEALIGTALVIVNFILWYGFAYGLGSGPVEEYDYIFGFPAWFFYSCIAVTVLIFLLVILAVKFLFKEVPLDEEDEK from the coding sequence ATGAATCATCACGATAAGCGGATGGAAGATCCGCGATATAAAATTGCGAACAAAGAGGCGTTGATCGGAACCGCGCTTGTTATTGTAAACTTCATTCTTTGGTATGGGTTCGCCTATGGTCTCGGATCCGGGCCTGTGGAGGAGTATGACTACATTTTTGGCTTTCCCGCGTGGTTTTTTTATAGTTGTATCGCCGTTACAGTCCTGATCTTTCTTCTCGTGATTCTTGCAGTCAAATTCTTGTTTAAAGAAGTACCGCTGGATGAGGAGGATGAGAAATGA
- a CDS encoding GNAT family N-acetyltransferase — MNIFQLKAVDLDNHMLDSFDRYQKTDRVMVFQADTLNEESNGFEEDWTVENKRTIVHHFRLVVKNGGAVIAALKERHVHGFAVIEPDTFGEKSTYRELSYIHVSREVRGTGIGRLLFQKAGQVAKASGAEKLYIGAHPSVETQEFYQKMGCVPAQELNSSIYFREPRDIQLEITL; from the coding sequence ATGAACATCTTTCAATTGAAAGCAGTCGACCTTGATAACCACATGCTTGATTCTTTTGATCGATATCAAAAAACGGACCGCGTAATGGTGTTTCAAGCAGACACACTAAACGAAGAAAGCAACGGGTTTGAAGAAGATTGGACTGTAGAAAACAAACGGACGATCGTCCATCACTTTCGGTTGGTGGTGAAAAATGGCGGAGCAGTCATAGCAGCTTTGAAGGAGCGACACGTCCACGGATTCGCTGTCATTGAGCCAGATACTTTTGGTGAAAAGTCCACGTACAGGGAATTATCGTACATACACGTGAGCCGGGAGGTCCGGGGAACTGGTATAGGGAGGCTGCTCTTTCAGAAAGCTGGACAGGTTGCTAAGGCATCGGGAGCGGAGAAATTGTATATAGGTGCCCATCCCTCTGTCGAAACTCAGGAATTTTATCAAAAAATGGGATGTGTGCCGGCTCAGGAACTGAACTCATCCATTTATTTTCGCGAACCTAGAGATATTCAACTGGAAATTACACTATAA
- a CDS encoding VOC family protein, which yields MLFEVTNQIRVPDLVEGQQWYEKLLGKKPDFIPHEGFVEWEIIPGFWLQLAEGTPSKNSGPFRIGVTDLEATRDHLVEVLSMDPFDIHTREEVPVKWGTFEDPWGNGVGFYEYHDKKEEEERLNLLYK from the coding sequence GTGTTATTCGAAGTAACCAATCAAATCCGTGTCCCTGATCTTGTAGAAGGGCAGCAATGGTATGAGAAACTGCTGGGAAAGAAGCCTGATTTCATCCCTCATGAAGGTTTTGTTGAGTGGGAGATCATCCCTGGGTTCTGGCTCCAGCTGGCGGAGGGAACGCCGTCCAAAAACAGTGGACCTTTCCGTATTGGCGTTACAGATCTTGAAGCGACAAGAGATCATCTGGTAGAAGTATTAAGCATGGATCCATTTGACATCCATACGCGTGAAGAGGTCCCAGTTAAATGGGGGACTTTTGAAGATCCTTGGGGCAACGGGGTAGGATTTTATGAGTATCATGATAAAAAAGAAGAGGAAGAACGATTGAATCTTCTTTACAAATAA
- a CDS encoding HAD family hydrolase has protein sequence MIEAVIFDLDRTLLDRDASVEHFISHQFYRYEKSLNSVSREAFTSRFTELDEHGYRPKDQVYQQLAHELALGQGMEEELYRDYHDSFKHYCIPFQGLKEVLLQLIANKYHLGLITNGNGRFQMDNIQALGIHSFFKTILISEIEGVKKPDPTIFERAMERMNQPPGACVYVGDHMENDVQAAVKMGMEAIWKKANKEEESTASHSILHLTELPQLLQKLNTKEERSCYSK, from the coding sequence ATGATTGAAGCTGTCATTTTCGACTTGGACCGGACGCTTTTGGATCGCGATGCTTCGGTTGAGCATTTTATTAGCCATCAATTCTATCGATATGAGAAATCTCTCAACTCCGTATCAAGAGAAGCTTTCACTTCAAGGTTTACAGAACTGGATGAGCATGGGTACCGGCCTAAGGATCAAGTTTATCAACAACTTGCACATGAACTGGCTTTAGGGCAAGGCATGGAGGAAGAGCTTTATCGAGATTATCATGACTCTTTCAAACATTATTGTATTCCTTTCCAGGGCCTGAAGGAAGTATTGCTACAGTTAATCGCTAACAAATACCATCTGGGTCTCATAACAAATGGGAATGGCCGATTCCAAATGGACAATATCCAGGCTTTAGGCATTCATTCTTTTTTCAAAACCATCCTCATCTCAGAGATCGAAGGGGTGAAAAAACCTGATCCGACGATTTTTGAACGAGCGATGGAACGGATGAATCAGCCACCCGGAGCGTGTGTGTATGTTGGGGATCATATGGAAAATGATGTACAAGCAGCAGTGAAAATGGGGATGGAAGCCATTTGGAAAAAGGCTAACAAAGAGGAAGAGTCAACAGCCTCCCATTCCATCCTTCATTTGACCGAACTCCCGCAACTATTACAAAAGCTGAATACTAAGGAGGAACGCTCGTGTTATTCGAAGTAA
- a CDS encoding DUF1801 domain-containing protein: MAYEQKTKQNDRSVIEFIEEVDHSKKREDAYRLLDIFTETTGYEAKMWGPSIIGFGSYHYKYKTGHEGDAPLVGFSPRKAKISLYFATGDPEREELLEKFGKHKSGKACVYINKVDDIDVEVLKKLILQSVSFLQHTYPEY; encoded by the coding sequence GTGGCTTATGAACAAAAAACAAAGCAGAACGATCGAAGCGTGATTGAATTCATTGAAGAAGTGGACCACTCAAAGAAAAGAGAAGATGCCTACCGGCTGCTGGATATTTTCACTGAAACGACGGGGTATGAAGCCAAAATGTGGGGACCATCCATCATTGGCTTCGGTTCTTATCATTACAAATATAAGACGGGCCATGAAGGGGATGCCCCACTTGTCGGTTTTTCTCCACGGAAAGCGAAAATCAGCCTTTATTTCGCAACGGGTGATCCAGAAAGGGAAGAACTTCTTGAGAAATTCGGGAAACACAAGAGCGGGAAAGCGTGTGTGTACATCAATAAAGTGGATGACATTGATGTAGAGGTTCTAAAAAAACTCATCCTTCAATCTGTGAGTTTCTTGCAACACACATATCCGGAGTATTAA
- a CDS encoding methyl-accepting chemotaxis protein, which translates to MEKKKNRTMLMFGAVGLLLILVIHLTHRNLQLNWNGNDFKSYTSYLYTYLLIPFVLYGTTFFVYLKKRNHVAIPWLMSLLFTFISIGMITNGEGMVVYHFSIFLVIALIAFYDRTEIIGLMTLLFALFHFVAMFWGMDFFYGTDNYSWFMFSLHAVYLVLTSAGTSYQILQKNAHIKELTEHSNKKQAEADQLLAQLQSVGKSLENTTDVINQTSRQSSQSFDEMEGLMQRRGQNAEEQVQQAEKHALNLADIQAAVAQISKSIEVVSEQAKHTSTATQDGKVSLSKISSHLHSTEYSFTETSETIQSLQTYSHNISQLTKEIASITDRTKLLALNASIEAARAGEHGKGFSVVAQEVQNLAEQSGHATERIFSIVEAIGEHVTKASNHASEGRLKMKTSLDHVSQLKGNFKGILEQSEEVEKQTDEISASSQQLLSTVDLFSHSFESLLEFTKEGKGQNQNILHLSKQQVERVNKMAMEAQRMTKMVQDVQRITEDMGGEHVGQKPNLKVVS; encoded by the coding sequence TTGGAAAAGAAAAAGAATCGGACGATGCTTATGTTTGGAGCTGTTGGCTTATTGTTGATCCTAGTGATCCATCTGACTCACAGAAATTTACAACTGAACTGGAATGGAAATGATTTTAAGAGTTATACTTCTTATTTATATACATATCTGCTGATCCCATTTGTTTTATATGGTACGACATTCTTCGTTTACCTGAAAAAACGTAATCACGTTGCGATTCCCTGGCTAATGAGCCTATTGTTCACTTTTATCAGCATAGGGATGATTACGAATGGAGAAGGCATGGTTGTTTATCATTTTTCTATATTTCTTGTTATTGCATTGATTGCCTTTTATGATCGGACGGAAATCATAGGGTTGATGACGCTTCTTTTTGCCTTGTTTCATTTCGTTGCCATGTTTTGGGGAATGGATTTCTTTTATGGGACGGATAATTACTCATGGTTCATGTTCTCTCTTCATGCCGTTTATTTAGTTTTGACGAGTGCCGGGACCTCCTATCAAATTTTACAAAAGAATGCGCACATAAAAGAGTTAACCGAGCATTCTAATAAGAAACAAGCGGAAGCGGACCAGCTTCTCGCTCAATTGCAATCTGTTGGAAAATCTTTAGAAAATACCACGGATGTCATTAATCAAACATCACGTCAGTCTTCACAATCGTTTGATGAAATGGAAGGATTGATGCAAAGGCGAGGACAGAACGCTGAGGAGCAGGTACAACAGGCAGAGAAGCATGCGTTGAATTTAGCGGATATACAAGCCGCTGTGGCACAGATTTCGAAAAGCATTGAGGTTGTATCTGAACAGGCGAAGCACACATCAACAGCGACTCAAGATGGTAAGGTCTCTCTTTCTAAGATCTCAAGCCATCTTCATTCCACAGAATACAGCTTCACGGAAACAAGTGAAACCATTCAATCCTTACAAACGTATTCTCATAACATCAGTCAACTGACAAAGGAGATAGCCTCGATCACTGACCGCACCAAATTGCTGGCATTGAATGCTTCGATTGAAGCGGCGAGAGCAGGTGAACATGGGAAAGGGTTCAGTGTTGTTGCTCAAGAAGTGCAGAATCTGGCGGAACAGTCTGGTCATGCTACAGAACGTATTTTTTCAATTGTTGAGGCGATTGGGGAACACGTGACGAAAGCAAGTAACCATGCTAGCGAAGGAAGATTGAAGATGAAAACAAGCCTTGATCATGTTTCTCAATTGAAAGGGAATTTCAAAGGTATCCTGGAGCAGTCAGAAGAGGTTGAAAAGCAGACGGATGAGATCAGTGCTTCCAGCCAACAGCTTTTATCCACAGTCGATCTATTCTCCCATTCCTTTGAAAGTTTGCTGGAGTTTACTAAAGAAGGAAAAGGCCAGAACCAAAACATTTTACACCTCTCGAAACAACAGGTGGAACGTGTTAATAAAATGGCCATGGAAGCACAGAGGATGACAAAAATGGTTCAGGACGTCCAGCGTATCACAGAAGATATGGGTGGAGAGCACGTGGGTCAAAAACCGAATTTAAAAGTTGTCAGCTGA
- a CDS encoding D-alanyl-D-alanine carboxypeptidase family protein, translated as MKKLMVIIIALFTTISINPNITMAESKLDTPSINSEAAIVLEANTGKVLYEKNAEKSMYPASLTKIATAIYAIENGDLNDTVTVSEKAYNTGGSSVFLEEGDEATLKQLIQGLLLNSGNDAGVAIAEHLSGSVEQFSKDLNAYLEEKAGVEQTEFQNPHGLFDSEHRTTAKDLADITKYAQENETFNEIYGLETLDWDGEKWDATLYTHHRFMREDPYEGVTGGKTGYVPQSGFTLATSASRENMDVVVITMKSSTKDLSYEDTKKLLDYGFEHYQTSVLKPEEELPNVDEDYQLPKEISYTHLKGDSVNTDMDESGMLSITNSDGEEIYSEQMEKVKEKTTPPEEKQEYDKPKWQEYWTLFIFPRHFWVTEIYEELHGS; from the coding sequence ATGAAGAAACTTATGGTAATCATTATAGCTTTATTTACCACTATTAGTATAAATCCAAACATAACGATGGCAGAGTCCAAACTTGATACTCCATCGATTAATAGTGAAGCGGCAATAGTTCTCGAAGCGAATACGGGAAAAGTTTTATATGAGAAGAATGCAGAGAAGAGCATGTATCCGGCCAGTTTGACGAAGATTGCAACAGCGATCTACGCTATTGAAAATGGGGACCTTAATGATACTGTGACGGTTAGTGAAAAAGCTTATAATACAGGAGGTTCCAGTGTTTTTCTTGAAGAAGGAGACGAAGCGACTTTAAAGCAACTCATTCAAGGGCTGCTCTTGAACTCCGGGAATGATGCTGGTGTCGCGATTGCCGAGCATTTGAGTGGGAGTGTCGAGCAGTTCTCAAAAGATTTGAATGCATACCTTGAAGAAAAAGCCGGGGTAGAGCAGACGGAATTCCAGAACCCGCATGGTTTGTTCGACTCAGAGCATAGGACAACAGCGAAAGACTTGGCTGATATAACCAAATATGCACAAGAAAATGAGACGTTCAACGAGATTTATGGGTTGGAGACTCTAGATTGGGATGGGGAAAAGTGGGATGCTACGTTATACACGCATCACCGTTTTATGAGGGAAGACCCGTATGAAGGTGTGACTGGTGGAAAGACAGGGTATGTTCCTCAATCTGGCTTTACGTTGGCTACAAGTGCGAGCCGTGAAAATATGGACGTGGTTGTCATTACAATGAAGAGCAGCACCAAAGATTTATCCTATGAAGATACGAAGAAACTGCTGGACTATGGATTTGAACACTATCAAACATCTGTCTTAAAGCCTGAGGAAGAGCTTCCAAACGTAGACGAAGACTACCAACTGCCAAAAGAAATTTCTTACACTCACCTAAAAGGGGATTCTGTGAACACGGACATGGATGAATCAGGGATGCTCTCTATAACCAATTCAGATGGGGAGGAGATCTACTCTGAGCAGATGGAAAAGGTGAAGGAAAAAACGACACCCCCTGAGGAAAAACAAGAGTATGATAAGCCTAAATGGCAAGAATATTGGACATTATTCATTTTCCCACGACACTTCTGGGTGACTGAAATTTATGAAGAGCTCCATGGTTCATGA
- a CDS encoding iron-containing alcohol dehydrogenase, which produces MNNFLQYNPTKLYFGEGQIKQLPNEIGQGSKVLVVYGGGSIKRNGVYDDVMKQLEKLEASVYELSGVEPNPRLTTVRRGVDICKKEGIDFLLAVGGGSVIDCTKAIAAGAASDADAWELITQESPIERALPIGTVLTLAATGSEMNAVSVITNWETKDKLGWGSPHVYPSFSVLDPTYTFSVPENQTVYGIVDSMSHALEHYFHRTENTPMIDGFIESLLRTAIQTGPKLIADLQSYEHRETMMYLSTTAFNGTLMNGTDGGDWATHRIEHAVSAIYDIPHGGGLAILFPNWLEHVLEDDPSRVKKLATNVFDIDPAGKTDVEVAREGAKALRHFWNSLGAPSTLQDYDIKDEAFDDIIEKTFIKPGVGTYKEMNRETVLDILQRSL; this is translated from the coding sequence ATGAATAATTTTTTACAATATAATCCTACAAAACTCTATTTTGGTGAGGGACAAATCAAACAGCTTCCAAACGAAATAGGTCAAGGATCAAAAGTGCTTGTCGTTTATGGTGGGGGAAGCATTAAGCGGAACGGTGTTTACGATGATGTGATGAAACAATTAGAGAAACTTGAAGCGTCCGTTTATGAACTATCCGGTGTGGAGCCGAATCCTCGACTGACAACAGTCCGTAGAGGTGTCGATATCTGTAAGAAAGAAGGGATCGACTTTTTGCTTGCTGTTGGAGGCGGGAGTGTCATCGATTGTACAAAAGCTATTGCCGCAGGGGCAGCGAGTGATGCGGATGCTTGGGAGTTAATTACACAAGAGTCTCCAATTGAAAGGGCCCTGCCCATTGGTACAGTTTTGACGCTTGCAGCCACAGGGTCTGAGATGAATGCAGTTTCCGTTATTACAAACTGGGAAACGAAGGACAAACTTGGTTGGGGGTCCCCTCATGTGTACCCGTCATTCTCGGTCCTGGATCCAACTTACACGTTCTCTGTACCTGAAAACCAGACCGTTTACGGAATCGTCGACAGCATGTCCCATGCATTGGAACACTACTTCCATCGGACGGAAAACACGCCCATGATTGATGGGTTCATCGAGTCCCTTTTACGGACGGCTATTCAAACGGGACCGAAGTTGATAGCGGATCTGCAATCCTATGAACATAGGGAGACGATGATGTACTTAAGTACTACCGCATTCAATGGAACCTTGATGAATGGGACAGATGGAGGGGACTGGGCTACTCACCGTATCGAACATGCAGTATCCGCCATCTATGATATCCCACACGGCGGGGGACTTGCCATTCTGTTCCCGAACTGGCTTGAGCATGTATTGGAAGATGATCCGAGCCGAGTGAAGAAGTTGGCAACCAACGTTTTCGACATCGATCCTGCAGGGAAGACAGATGTGGAAGTTGCGCGAGAAGGAGCAAAGGCCCTGCGCCACTTCTGGAACTCTCTTGGAGCACCAAGCACTCTTCAAGACTATGATATTAAAGATGAAGCATTTGATGATATTATTGAGAAAACATTCATTAAACCAGGCGTGGGGACGTATAAAGAAATGAACCGTGAAACAGTTTTAGACATTCTGCAACGTTCTCTATGA
- a CDS encoding alpha/beta fold hydrolase, with amino-acid sequence MSLFIEVDHDYHIDLFVEDIGEGRPIVFLHGWPLNHEMFEYQMNELPQKGYRFIGIDLRGFGRSDKPAFGYDYDTLAHDVKTVVEYLQLENFYLAGFSMGGPIAIRYATKFANKEFAQLILAGPAAPSFTQRDGYTHGMKKEEVDGLIDSLKNDRPAALKDFGEGFYHSDISKPFGEWFHSLALKASAHATIACAASLRDEDLRDEVGQIDVPTLLLHGKHDEICEYAFSEILNEKIPNSTLVPFESSGHGMVYDEKEKFNQVMLDLLK; translated from the coding sequence ATGTCACTCTTTATCGAAGTGGATCATGATTACCATATCGACTTATTCGTAGAAGATATCGGAGAAGGACGGCCGATTGTATTCCTTCATGGATGGCCTCTAAACCATGAAATGTTCGAATATCAAATGAACGAACTCCCTCAAAAAGGCTACCGCTTCATAGGCATCGACCTGCGGGGGTTCGGTAGATCAGACAAGCCGGCTTTCGGCTATGATTACGATACACTTGCCCACGATGTGAAAACCGTTGTCGAGTATCTTCAACTTGAAAACTTCTATTTAGCTGGATTTTCCATGGGCGGACCGATTGCGATTCGCTATGCGACGAAATTTGCAAACAAAGAATTTGCGCAGTTGATTCTGGCAGGCCCGGCCGCTCCAAGTTTCACTCAAAGAGATGGCTACACCCACGGCATGAAGAAAGAAGAAGTGGACGGATTGATTGATTCCCTCAAAAATGACCGCCCAGCTGCATTGAAAGACTTCGGTGAAGGATTCTACCATTCGGATATCTCAAAACCTTTTGGAGAATGGTTTCACAGCCTTGCCCTTAAAGCATCGGCTCACGCCACTATCGCTTGCGCAGCATCGTTAAGAGATGAAGATTTACGGGATGAGGTGGGTCAAATAGATGTACCTACCCTCTTACTTCACGGCAAACATGATGAGATCTGTGAATATGCATTTTCCGAGATATTGAACGAGAAGATCCCAAACAGCACACTCGTACCGTTTGAAAGCAGCGGCCACGGAATGGTTTATGATGAAAAAGAAAAATTCAATCAAGTGATGCTTGATTTATTGAAGTAA
- the ilvA gene encoding threonine ammonia-lyase: MHRTPLQTSTTFNEKTGQHVYLKMENQQKTGAFKVRGASYKVACLTEVEASRGVIAASAGNHAQGVALAAAKRGIQAQIFMPEGTPRAKVEATQGYGAKVVLTGESFHEAYQAALLEQERTGATFLHPFDDYDVMAGQATVAVEMLQQQPDLNRLFVPIGGGGLIAGIAFAAKQLKPDIKVIGVQSAKAPSMYNALYKKGPEKLTSVSTIADGIAVKERGKLTYTCIQKYVDQVITVEEHEIAKAMLMLLEREKTLVEGAGATALAGLLSTCDTFEQQQCGVVLSGGNMDLSRLPLIQKLANPKKVVIA; this comes from the coding sequence GTGCACCGCACCCCGCTGCAAACATCAACAACCTTCAATGAGAAAACCGGGCAGCACGTCTACTTGAAGATGGAGAATCAGCAAAAAACAGGTGCTTTCAAAGTACGGGGGGCGTCCTATAAGGTTGCCTGTCTAACAGAAGTCGAAGCGTCCCGCGGTGTCATTGCAGCATCTGCAGGGAACCATGCCCAAGGCGTCGCTCTTGCTGCAGCGAAACGGGGCATCCAGGCGCAGATTTTTATGCCGGAAGGTACACCGAGAGCGAAAGTGGAAGCGACGCAAGGGTACGGAGCGAAGGTCGTTCTTACCGGCGAGTCCTTCCATGAAGCTTACCAGGCCGCTTTGCTTGAACAGGAAAGAACGGGTGCCACTTTTCTTCATCCTTTCGACGATTATGATGTCATGGCAGGACAAGCGACGGTCGCCGTTGAAATGCTGCAGCAGCAGCCGGATCTAAACCGTCTGTTCGTTCCAATCGGGGGAGGCGGGCTGATCGCAGGCATTGCGTTCGCAGCTAAACAGCTGAAGCCGGACATCAAAGTCATCGGTGTCCAATCCGCAAAAGCCCCGTCCATGTACAATGCTCTGTACAAAAAAGGACCTGAAAAACTGACATCCGTCTCTACGATTGCTGACGGAATTGCCGTGAAGGAAAGAGGAAAACTCACTTACACGTGTATCCAAAAATACGTGGATCAAGTGATCACGGTGGAAGAACATGAAATCGCAAAAGCCATGCTGATGCTGCTCGAACGTGAAAAAACGTTGGTCGAAGGAGCAGGAGCAACTGCGCTTGCCGGTCTTCTTAGTACGTGTGACACGTTTGAACAACAGCAATGCGGAGTTGTCTTGAGTGGAGGAAACATGGACCTATCCCGATTGCCGCTGATCCAGAAGCTAGCTAATCCGAAGAAAGTGGTCATCGCTTAA
- the leuD gene encoding 3-isopropylmalate dehydratase small subunit — protein sequence MEPIKQHRGLVYPLDRSNVDTDQIIPKQFLKRIERQGFGQFLFYNWRFNEDGTLREDFSLNDPKYDGASVLVGGENFGCGSSREHAPWAIQDYGFKVVIAPSFADIFYNNCFKNGILPIQLPKPVVDQLMEKATKEKYEVKVDLEKQIIDDGDLEVSFDIQSYHKEMLMNGWDEIAVTLTYEDKIDRYEKQNKGVKTLGIS from the coding sequence ATGGAACCGATCAAACAACATCGTGGTCTGGTCTACCCATTGGATCGATCGAATGTCGATACCGACCAGATCATTCCTAAGCAATTTTTGAAAAGGATTGAACGACAGGGGTTCGGCCAGTTCCTCTTCTACAACTGGCGATTTAATGAGGATGGAACACTACGGGAAGATTTCTCTTTGAATGACCCGAAGTATGATGGTGCTTCTGTTCTTGTCGGCGGTGAAAACTTCGGGTGCGGTTCCTCCAGAGAACACGCACCATGGGCGATTCAGGACTATGGATTTAAAGTGGTCATCGCCCCGAGTTTCGCCGACATTTTCTACAACAACTGCTTCAAAAACGGAATCCTCCCGATTCAGTTGCCGAAGCCGGTTGTAGATCAGCTGATGGAAAAGGCGACGAAAGAGAAGTATGAAGTGAAGGTCGATTTGGAAAAACAGATCATTGATGACGGTGACCTTGAAGTGTCCTTTGACATCCAGTCCTACCACAAAGAAATGCTAATGAATGGCTGGGATGAGATTGCTGTCACTTTGACGTATGAAGACAAAATCGACCGGTACGAAAAACAAAACAAAGGAGTGAAGACGTTGGGGATTTCTTAA